Part of the Xiphophorus couchianus chromosome 8, X_couchianus-1.0, whole genome shotgun sequence genome is shown below.
AGGAGTTGTAGATTTGGAGGGATAACTGCAGTGCTCGGGGTCCTTGTTTCCTTGTGGTCCAGCGCTTAGCCACAGAGATCCAGAAGGTTGCGAGGGAGTGTAgtcggagggcggacaggtaggtTCAGGCAGAACAGAGACAGAGGAGCGGCACGACTGCCAGTCGGAACATCCAGGAGGAACTTGCGATCAGCCGGAGGAGGTGAGTCTGgaaactcgggcaaccagtgggtatgttccacggcgtcacgagggaggTCTAGTATAGGAAGCCAGGGGGAATCGTCACAAGGAGAACCCAGGACGTCTCAGGGAAAACACCTGAGGCAGGAGACAACAAGGAGAATCACTAAGTGATCAGACACcgaggagaaaaacagagactagctcaagggggctcagaggtaccgttaCTGGTTAACACTCAGGCATCGAAGTActggcagtcagctcctcttgtACACCTTGCCTGACGAGCAGATTGATCACAGGTGCGCAGGATGACAACACACCACTCCAGAGAGAGGTGAGtctggcgccatctggtggctaGATGGTGAGAAGCAGCAAGCAGACTCtcacaaggaaaacaaagaacCCCGGAACACAGCagatataaaatgtgtttcaattattattattgctccATTTAAAAGTATTAAGTTATTTTagaggtgcaccgattgcacATCAAGCAGGTTAATATTATCTTTTTTGTGTGGTGACAAGTTTTGAAGTTAGGAAATATTTGATAAGAACAACTTTATAATTAAACAGTTGAGGCTGTAAAAGCAGCTTTAATGAACTGTGTGTCTCACCTGGACCAAAGGAGTCAGAGGACAAACCCAGCTGGTTGGACATAGTCGAATCTCTGTGGTGAAGACGTTGGATCATCAATCTGCAGGCTCTCTGTCCTTTCTTCATTACAGCATCTATGGCGGCGAGGGCCTTGTCTGCTCTGGTTTGGTTCTTCTGAAGTATATTCTCTCTCTCCGAAAGAGTAAAGACACAATCTGATAGAAGGCCATCGAGGAGCTGATTCAGGATTTCCTCAGAAACTCTGTCCACAAACTCAATGCgaacattgaaaatatttttttctgcaggcaGAAATCAGAGACAGGACTCATTTAACTTGAAGTCTCAGAGAAAATTGTGATGAAAATTACAAGATGTTGCCCTGTCGGCTCACTTTGATGTTATCTTTGAAAGCACAATCAATATTGGCTAACCTGGACAATCAGCTACTATCACAAAATGTtctttcacagaaaacacagcagaaacatttaatcaaatctactcttatCCCCCAActttaagctgtaatgatgtagataagttggtaaatgattttcagtctaaggTTTCAGATATtgattgcattaaaatgaaggtttagTTATTATATGTGTACACAGTCAGCtgcataaaaaatacacaaagatttttttaaaaacgttatTTGGTGGTTAAACATCCAGCAACCCACATTGCATTAGAAGAattatgaaaatcaaacatgaacCAATCAGCACATTATCCCAGTGATTCTCTGAGGTTtgaataaatcagtaaaatcaCAGTAAAGAGCCTGAAGTTCTCtagaaaactcaaaacatgaaatatggagttaaaaaagtaaaaaccaaaacaaactgagagaaattaaagctgagaaTCAATGATGACGTAAAACCTCAAGATTTAGCTTTCacaatgaacataaaatatataaaatcttttttttttccaggttccACATGTTCCTGAAAACTGCTCTAAGATCAGAGTTTCTGTAGGACATCCAGTTCtaaactggttaaactggtttcTCTGATGGAAGCTgaagtttctctgcagtttCCAGTAAAGCATCTTTTTATCTGTGGAGCTTTGAGGAACATTTTCATGTCAGCAGAaggaagaagcagcagagaaaagagGTTTGAAGTGTCTTTCATGGCTTCAAAGCTGAACTGAAAATGATTCCCATGTTTCCATTCTCAGACCATTTCTGGTTCCAGGATGAAAAtgaatcagagagaaaaaagatcaactttcCAGTTGAATCCAGTGCAGATCAAAACTCCATGAAGCCTCTTAATGGAGCCCAGTTTGAATTGGATTTTTATTGAtccaaaaagacaaacaatatCAGACACTAAATGACAGACACGAGAAAATAAACAGGAGGAAAACcttggaggtcagaggtcatcatcATGATCCAGTCAGAGTCTCTTTAGACTcaaactgctgcagcttcaaCCTCTGAGGATCAGCAGGACACTGAGACCATTCTCTACTTCACAGAGATCAGAACCTGCAGAGAGAAGAAGGAAGGAGAGAGCAGATCAGTGAGTGTTTCCAGTCTCTCTCCAGCAGCAGTCCGTGACGCAGCACATCCAGTAGATGGTTTCCAGGCTGCAGTCAGACTGATCTCAGAGCTGTGTGACCAAGATGAACCCGATCAGTTGTTTCCTGTTGAACTGAGAGAACAAACAGATCTGAgatcagatctgctgctgccacAGTTTGATGGATGAGGACCACTGTCTCTAGACATGTTGGACGGCTGGGCGATGGAGTCCAGCTGGACTTCCTGGAGACATGGACACAGCAACAACACTCATCTTCACACCAACACAAATGCAGGAAGACAGCAAGCTGTtgctcctctgattggctgattgccGTCTCTGTGTCCAATCAGGAAGCCTGAACCATTCTCCTCCCACTGAGAGTTTAAGCCTTAAAGTAAGTTTAAGccttaaagtaaaaataaaaataatgagatagtatctcattataatgagataattaatttattttttttacagagtggcggaaacgggcttccatagtCTTAACTGCTTcagtggcaaaataaaacaagttttttggGGGTATGAGAAGAAAGCGGTGTTCACAGTGGGTGGAACATGCTTGCTATAGCTGCTGTGGAGTGGCTCTGCCTCGCCTCTTGGTGACCAACACTTTGCAGCCACGCAGCACCGCCGTTCCTCTGCTTGGATCTCCGGATACCTGCCTCTGAGCCTTCCAGGACCGCACTTTAACTCTTCATATTTCCAAAACTAATTATCTATGCGCCACATCATCATCGAAATGCCCTCTGTCTGTCTCAAGACTCCGGCTGCCAGTTTTCCCTCTTCCTCTTGCAGCTAAAAACAAGAGCGCCACTGTCTGCTGGATGTTTTGCACATCATTCCtgatgtgcaaaacaaaaaatcactaaactggaaacaaattacaaattgtTTCGCTCCAATATCAAACCTTTCCGCCAATTTCGCCATCTCACTGTTTTTCCCGCTACTCCTTTCGCGCCGCTAATCCCTTTCCCGCTTCTCATCATTTCGCGTTATTTGCGTAACTTTCCTCCgtccatttattttctaaatggaATATACAGTagagaccaaaggtttggacacacctttctaattcaatgggttttctttattttcatgactatgtaggctataaggcaagaaatcccacttattaaccttgacagggcacacctatgaagtgaaaaccatttcaggtgactacctcttgaagctcatcaagaaaatgcagagtgtgtgcaaagcagtaatcacagcaaaaagttgctactttgaagaaactagaatataaggcatattttcagttgttttacgcttttttgtttagtgcatatttccacgtgttattcatagttttgatgccttcagtgtgaatctacaatgtcaacagtcatgaaaataaaggaaactcattgaattaaaaggtgtgtccaaacttttggtctgtactgtatatatttattttcttagtaaCAGCACATTTGCTTTCATACTCTCAGGATAGCACTGTCTTTAATATTCCTCTGACAGTCTGGAAAAAAGAGATagctaaattattttagcaTAACTCCAGTTTTACTTGGCATATCAGCAATTTAAAAACGGCTGTGTGGTTAAATAATCTCCACTCTAAATTCAAGTTGAAGTGAGACTCAGGGAGGCGGATTCTTGGGGCTTCGTCTTCCCAAGCCAAGTTAAATGGTGAAAAacgtatttatttatattccctcatcaaaaacatacccggagtattgatttgtttcttttatgcatgtttgagaaatccattAGTCTTCCGAGGTAACACGCAAAAGGAATTGATCTCACCATGCGCCTCATTTTCCACCCaacaactcctcctcttgttggagctgcagtctaTCTGCTGTGATGAACCTTCCTCCTCCCAACACCCttaattaaagaataaaacagctACAACAGACCTGCATAAAAACGTAATCACACAGTTTGTACATTTACTCCATTTTACAATGactaaaaagtgaaaaatgttcatttaaattaaaaaatataacaaaagacaGTAAAGAGCTCATCAAGCTTTATTAGTAGAACATGCACAAATGAATGGTGtgcaatgtatttttatttaaacagcatAATTTAGCAATGTGCATATTGagtgaataaaatattctgagACATCAATCACAGAGCCAATAGGCAATCCTGCTCATTTCGAACACCAAACGAATTCacaactaaatgaaaataaccTTGACCAAAGATATCTAGCATGGAAAAACCTCTGAGATATGAGGCACACACTCTTTTCATCTTTGGAGTCTTATATAACATTTTTGAgggactgaaaaaaaaaatctgtctttttgcatgtgcatgttttttctaCAATTGAAGTTGGGACCAGATTtccaaaaaagacaacaaaaaaaaaagatacaagcAGTCAGAACAAACAGCAATGATCACATTTTAATCCTAACTTGCTCCTCCACCTTTCTCCAACACATCTGTCAGGccatttttctctccctttaGGCCTGTAAAATCTGACTTGTTTGCTGGGTTCAGACTATGCCTGTGCCCTGTGTGCAGGTTGAGGTGTTCTTGCAGCCAACCCTTTTGGATGAACGTTTCATGGCACAGTGGACACCTGAAGGGCTTGACATCAGGATGAACACGTATGTGCCGGGTCAGTTTGCTCTTCTGGGAAAAGCCCTCCCCACAGACCAAACAGGAATACTGTCTGTGTTCCTTCAGGTGGCCCATGTAGTTCTCAAGGTGCTGGAAGATTTTGTCACACTTTCTGCACAGGTAGGGTCTCTCAACTAGGACGCTGTGTGAAGCCCCTATTAGTACATCTTCACCAGTCTTTGTCGACTGTGCCTCGGAGAGGTTAGATATTTTGGAATCTATCAGGTCTCCACCATGTTCCAGTTGGCCTTTGTgtgcataaatgtttttatcttgtttttcttcatgtccTACttgcttgtgttgtttttgggaGATGTCCACCAGCTTTACGTGATCTGCAGCACTTCTAATCTCTAAACCTGGGAATGAAATGAGGTCTTGAAAAACTTCATCCTTGAGAGCTGCTGTGGGGTTTTTCACACCTTGCTCTGACTTCAAAGTGTCAAGCTCAAATTGTTGATCCTCTGATGACTCCAATTTAGGTTTCACAAACTTCATGTCTTCTATAGTCACATATGTATTTTCATTATCCACCTTAGATTCTTGGCTGACCCCATCCATTGCCGGACCAAGAACCACTCCTTCCTCCTTTGTTTTATCTTCCTGGATGCTGGTGCTGGGCTGGGCCACATCCCTTTCCCTCCGATTTTCAAAACTGGAACATAGCCAGCTTCTCTCTGGCTGCTGGTTTTCAGTTTCCTTGGAGCAACTTGAAGGTTTATTGGAAAACATAATGGGTTTAAGGAACTGCAACACAGCTTGACTGCATTTCTCTACCACCTCGCTCATCTGGAGGATGCTGGCTGTGCTCAGGTAACTGACCAGTTCTGCCAAAGGTAcctaaataggaaaaaaaagaaggaaaaacaaacattaattgCATACCATTATGTGAGATTACCTGTCTCTGATAAACCTTTAACAGCAAAAGGAAGCCTCTATGTTTCACCAAGCAGAGGGTAAggttaataaacaataataggAGCTCATCAAGTATGACTGCTTTCCTTATTCCTGTTGAAAAAAGCCTTGGGGACTGTGTGTTGAAGACACTTAAAACACTGTTACAAGGAGTGGAAGGAGTATTATTTGGGCTGGAGGACTTTTTCGCTGTGCAACTTGCAGAAACTGAATCAAACGCACTGTTCAATGAAATCCAAATGGACGAACAAGCAGTGACACAATGTTATTTGAAAGGGAATTTGCCAAAGTTCTTCTACCTCAAAACCGCAGACTGATAAAGTCATGCCTATAGAAGCTATTACTTCTAAAGGCGCTTCTACAAATGAgacattctttttttccatgACTGCATCTCTGCTTACTGAGTACTCCACCTCAAGAAGTCCAGTGTAGCAGGACAGCAGCAGCGTCTTTGCCACTCTCGCACTGGAAACTGCAGCCACACTCATCTCTGCCTGGTCTTCATAGAGCAGGAACTGATCACGGAAGAAATCAGAGGATGCTGCAAGCACCACCCTGTGTCCGTGGAAGTGGACACACTGTTCCGCAGAGGAGTTTTGGTTTCTGAAGATGAGCGTGATGTCACAGAACCGACGGTCTTCTCTTAGAGCATTCATCTTGTGCAGGACAGAGCTCCCATGGGCAGGCAGACTGAAGTACAAAGTGTCACAGGAGCTTGACATGATGATCTTCCTTTATCTAGAGCGAATAGTTAgatcacaattttattttccaatgaTGGCACCACCATTATTTTACAATAGTGATGGTGTATTCAGAGGTATTTGCAGGGTAGATTTTAGTCATATAGTGTTTTGGATGtaatcctaaaaaaaataatgttagtttcatctgaccagagacATATTTGCGACTTTCTCGTGCCTTGGAGCTTTCCCTTCATGTTCCAAAGTGTGAGGATTACTGCAGTTCCCCCAGAGTTACTAAAAGGCCTCTGGGTTGCTTTTTTGATTAAAGTTCTGCTTTACCGGACTTTCAGTTTAGGTCTATTGCCATTAAGATGTTGGTTGAATCAATATTGATTCATAACattgattcaaaataaaataaacaaatatgtgCATGTAGATCCAAATTTAGATGATGGTTGAGTCAAAATTGATAAAGTATCAGTTACGGTTGAAAAGCTAACATTGATTCAACATGTAAGTCACCAACCGCTTTTTGTATTAtatcaaagctttaaaatggatttaatatttcagccatacaatattttaatgtagATTCACTCATATTTTACTGTCTGGGTGGttatgtcttggtaggtttgcaatCGCTTGCTTAGTGTAATACAAGTTCATAAAGCAATTATAagaattgcatttttaaaaagaattaaaaaccaTATATTATGCTCTTTCTTCCCCACAACTATGCAACACTTTGTTTTGGATTattgcacaaaaaatattttttacaaaagtagTAGTTAAAAGCTATTTTAAGTGTGTGTAATTGAATTTCAGTTATACAGTAGTTATGGTTCATATGATTAAAGAAAAAGGCAAATACAATTATCAGGCACAAGGATTTAAAGAAGCAGCCCCACCTTGTTCTGCAGGGTAATCCAGATATAGTAAACAAAACGACTCTTCTTCAACTTTATTGGTAGAAAAAGGAactaaatgacatttttcagattttatgcacttaagaaaataataactgGAAATTGTTGCTAATAGTCCATGCATGcatgaggaaaataataatctcCCATCTCTGAGAAGTCTGCCTGACTCTGCGATCCATCTCCTCTGTACTGCAGACTCAGAGATTCTGAGCGACTCTGAAATCCTTAACTCTTTCAGTGCTTTGAGTAGGCCACAGCCGACCAGCAAGAGAAGGCGTGCAATACCCAAAATGAACCGTATGGTGGTGGTATTGCTCAGCAATATAATTATCACATACACTCATTCCCTTCAGACTGCTACTCAAAACGTTGAGTTGAAACTGGAGCCACACTCCTCTCTATTATGGTCTTCATGGAGCAGAAACTGGTCCCAGAGGATTTTAGTTTTACCCTGCGGCTGTGGACAGACAGAGCTGCTTGGGTTCCAAAGGATGAGTGAGATGTCATGGAACCAATGTTCTCCCCTCGGTGAGTTCATTTTGTGCAGGACAGACTCCCTACAACCAGGCAGAGTGAAGTCAGAGGCCAAATTTTTGAAGTCACTGATAAAAACAGTTggctttaaagaaaagtttcagaTCTGCATATGCTTTGGTTTTGGATGTTCTCATCAGAAACAGgtaacaaaacttttttttttccttttgataaCTGCTACTCCTCCCTGGTCATCCTTACTTTCTGTCTTATCTGGTTGGAGATGTCCACTTGTTTATTTGCGGTGGCTTTAGTATTAGTTATACCTTAGTCACACAACAGGTCTAAGTTTCCGTTTCTCTCAATTAGTTTTCAGCAAGGcttcctttttatgtttttgcaagtTCACTGAATCTTTGTAATGGTCCCAGCTTGTCAGTTGTCGGTTAGTTTGACCTTTGGTGAATTCTGAAAAAATCTCCTTTACAAAATTTCAGGTTTTGCCCCATCAACTTAGTTAATAAATTAATTCTCTGTTCCTTCTTCTTGCAGTCAAGTCCCTTTTTGGCCTGTTAGAAACGAGATCAGCGCAGCATTCTTTTACGAACACCTGAACAAACCTGAtcttttgtcaattttttttaactcatgtGAATTCTTTAGCAAAGTCGATGCAAAGTATCTGtggtaaatgtcaaaatgtacTTCAGCTTCCTGTCAAGATATGGTTGAAATTAGTTAGAGGATGTGGGTCTATATGTGTCATATAAACAGAAGCAGAGGATTCAGCCACCACATGTTGTACATCTGGACCATTTGTGACCTTCATTTTTGAGTCAAGGTCACAAATACAAACTTGACTGAGTAGACTTGGGATAATTTTTGGACACACCTGAACTCCATTAACGTTTTGATTtattatctaaatgtttttgtaagttGCCACTGATGAATCCTTTCAGACAAAGTAAGAAGCAGAGTTAACCCTCAGACATGAAAATGTCTTGATCATTTAAAAGATTGGGAATATACATACAAAAGGTCCTGTTATGGACTCATTAGATATTCAAACATCAAGCATAAGGTATGAGtgctttatttcagaaaaaaaaatgcaaacaagtaaaagaagcaaaactgaTGGTGGACAATGTTCAAACATTGAATCTGAGAGAAAATGTTCTCCCAAAACGTAGAAATCATTAGTGAACTGCTCTCTGCTCAAGATAAGAGAACTTTATATTCACCCTGAAATTTTGACTCAGATTGTGAGTTTCAAATACTAACAGCAATAGGATAGAGCTGCAGAGGCAATGTGGGAGTAACCTGTAGAGATTATTGTGGAAACGAGATCAGCACAGCATTCTTTTACAAACACCTGAACATGTCTGTATTCATTCAGACATAcagaaattacttttaattattCATCACAAATGCATGATTGTCAAGCATATGATGATGATCATGTCTAAAGTTACCACCTTTACAGGTACTGAAATTTTATTTGGTTCATTTTGTGGAAATTGAGGAACATGTTGAAGCTTTCAAATGAATTTGAGAGAACTACGAATgattttttattctgaaagtttCTCAAGTGTCACATAACCAAAAAGAATGGTtatcaaaatgtattaatatgcGTCagaattttatgacttttatgaGATCTACACTCAGTGGCCACTTTATTTGGTATGCCTTATCAGTACTGGTTGGACACCCTGCTGCCTGCAGAGCTGCCTTGATTCTTAGTGGCATAGgcctaaataataaaatatatcaaaaacacaaagattttGGTCTATATTAGCTTCTTGGCATCATATAGCTGGTGTAGATTTGCCAGCTCGCACATCCATTGTCTTAAGGTTACTCATGTCCCAATCTTCAACATTGCAGATTTAAGTATTGCAGATGGTCGCTAAGACTGGGTTGTGCTTCCTGTCTGCTGTTATCACATGCTTTCTGAAAATGAGAAAGCtttttttgatgcaaaaaaggtcaaaggtaattttatttatatagcacaatttcatcaacaaggcaattcaaagggctttacaggaattaataggaaatacaaacaaaataacaaaccaaaggaaagagcaaaagaggaaaaagctaataatgttgaaccaaggtaaataaactagatactcctattcagggttggtagataagtataagtaagtatccgctggtctaattccttttctggtttggaagaataggagtctaaaaagtagttaCTAAGATAGTTTTTCTGGGTTCcaagttctaatccctgttctgggttgctaaataagtgtaagtaagtaagtatcctctggactTCTGGGGTactagataagtataagtattcTCTGGGCTTTCTAAGTGTGCTCTAAATTagtaaaagtaatgagtactccacagtttctaagtaataataaaaaactaaatgttcctgttctggaagatttttttctggattctaagttcgttctaattccttttctgggttgcaatAATAGGAGTCTCTCTGCATCTAAATAGTGAGAACTCTAAGGTTTCTAAAATATAAGCTAAAAAGTGACTAATAAACTAGAGtctctggattctaagtttgttctaattccttttctgggttaaaagtgagtactccagagtttctaacaaaataaaataaaaaagaggaaaggacacataaggcaacattcagacaaaacaaagacgagTGAAGGCGGTGACATCACAGAGCCAGGAAACCACATTGCTCAGCCTCCCGGCAGAAGTCCGATAAAGATCTTGTTATCAAGGCATGATGTCCTTGGGAGCGCtcagctccacagctgcatggATAACAGGAGGGGGTGAAGTGGGAAGGAGCGTTATGTTTACATATCTTCAAGGAGATTGGAAATATGCAGCCCTTCCAAAGCAACACTGGGAAAGCCAATTCAGATACAGAATGTCTTAGGTCGGGTAGATTATAAATTTCAATCTTCCCTAAAGTCTCTCCGATACATCCCAATTATCCAGATTAGTTTGGTCATTCCACTGAGTCGAAACTAGCAACTTCTCCAAGATCGATTCCATCCCATGAGTGAGTTTTGGAGTCTCAGCTGGGTTGAGAGTCTCAGCAAGACTCACATCCAACTTGCGTCTCTGTCCACACCAACAGTCTGAGTGTTCGCCCGTTCGGCCAAGTCTGTCCAAGTCCGTCACAAATTTCTCGATAAGCCAGGAATTCGCaagctccaaacagcagaaatcctgttatcatgaataaatccaggATGTATCCGTCGGGGTGTGTCCCCGTAGGACAAGAGGGTTCTCCTGTGCCCAGTCTTCTCGTTGAGTAAATTTGATCAATTGCATTGAGAGACTGGCTGACCAGATCCATAATTTGTAGATTCGGAGGATGTGCAAAGAAAGGctccaaaaatatagaaaaagacaGGACAGGAAGTGTTGTGCAGGGAAAACTCACACAGTATATCACCCTAAGAACATCTTCCCTATAACAGAATCTTGATGTCAACATCACACAGTGATCAAGGTGATcaaagttgatgggaagatggatggaaataaatgatACAGGGCAActgtggaagaaaacctgctggaAGCTGCAAAGCACCTGAGACTGGGGTGGAGGTTCACAACTAGAGATCTGCACAACATATGGAATCATAATCATCAATgatcatcaaaaatatattaactgATATGAGACTGATGTGCTTTGAGGTGTCCTACACTCCTACCCTGGAAACTAAATGGTtgccaacattttaaatggCTATGGGACAGCAGAGGTTGCATCCAAGAATGTCATCATAAATTCATATCTTCCTAAAATTGTGCGTTCCTCATCTTGGACACATTTGAATTccagaccaaaataaaacacttctcttaaaaatgttaaatctgaCAGAGCTTCAGGgattctgcaataaaaaaaatataaaaaatcagTCTCAAGATGGGAGGAAAAGGGATTCTAAAAAGTGCTGACTCAAGAGCTGgagaaaacacacaccacacttttcagatttgtgttGGTGCAAGCTTGTGAAAACTAtgtgtcattttcctttcattttgtgataattttgtttgtgtaataCTTTCTTAAGTAACGCTACATAATAGCTACTCCACCCATATCCAGTTACttaactgaacattttaatttagcataAACCACACACCCACAGACTACCATGGAGATTTCCTGTAAACCCACAAACTTGTTAATGTTATTTCTTATCTGCCTGAGTGGCATTTGGAGCACTAGAAGAACACATAAAATTTATCTTGACATCGGTGTTTGTTCAAACACAGTTATATCATCAAACTGAATTCAAAAGGTTTTAATGCTGGAAAAAAGTGAGCTTTGAACATGTATGCTTGTGTTATTATTTTCGGAGGTGGtaagaaattaattacatttcctTGAGCAATATTTTTGACTGCATTGCAATTTTAGAAGTAGCCTTAatacttttcacttttactatATTGTCATGAATATAACCAAAAATGCACCACACGCAGACATGTTTACAAGCAAGAGGGACTTCTTGCTGTGAATGTT
Proteins encoded:
- the LOC114149324 gene encoding zinc finger and BTB domain-containing protein 6-like; this encodes MSSSCDTLYFSLPAHGSSVLHKMNALREDRRFCDITLIFRNQNSSAEQCVHFHGHRVVLAASSDFFRDQFLLYEDQAEMSVAAVSSARVAKTLLLSCYTGLLEVPLAELVSYLSTASILQMSEVVEKCSQAVLQFLKPIMFSNKPSSCSKETENQQPERSWLCSSFENRRERDVAQPSTSIQEDKTKEEGVVLGPAMDGVSQESKVDNENTYVTIEDMKFVKPKLESSEDQQFELDTLKSEQGVKNPTAALKDEVFQDLISFPGLEIRSAADHVKLVDISQKQHKQVGHEEKQDKNIYAHKGQLEHGGDLIDSKISNLSEAQSTKTGEDVLIGASHSVLVERPYLCRKCDKIFQHLENYMGHLKEHRQYSCLVCGEGFSQKSKLTRHIRVHPDVKPFRCPLCHETFIQKGWLQEHLNLHTGHRHSLNPANKSDFTGLKGEKNGLTDVLEKGGGAS